TAGGTTCACACGCTGTCGGTTAGAGTGTTACGTTAACGGAAGGAAGGAAgcttataatactataataaatacACGAGTTGTACAACCACACACGGTAAATAACTCAAAGGGATGATTCTACAacgtcaaataaaattgttttcaaattgTCAGCGGTTAATCGTTTCACCCGAACAAAAATGGCGGCTGTCTCGCGCGCCATCATCGGTGGGATTTAAACGTTCAAAATTTGAAAACAAAGCCGAAATCGTaattgttttactttgtcttGTAAAAATTATCCTTTAAAGTATTTTCAATGTGTAGTTGTACAATCCATATATAGGGTATAGGCTGGGATAACAATACCGATCGTCTTAATCGCCGCCATTATTTGTTAGAGGTACGAGGAAAAATTTTGTTCGCAAAAGTTATACGACATCGACGGTTGATGATGTGACAATAATCAGAAAAGagcatttaaaaaaagaaaaaaacgaaaaTGATCTTGAAAATGATAATTGTTACGTTATAAACTCGTTGATAGCGTATAACTTTTGCGTGTAAATTTTCTCTTCGTATCTCAGAGTAACGGAAACGATGAAGATGATTCCATTGACCCGCCTTGCGTATATGTTTGGTATGTGGAATGACACAATGAAAGAAAAAGACAAGgaaaatacagaaatatacCCTGGAGAGAAGTATGTCTACGATGTGCGAGAGTGCGTATATGTGTGTATCAAAAAAAAaaccaaatgatatagctataaaaatTGTATGTGATTGTCGAGGGCTGGTGTATCTGGTTGCAGAATATTGATGGCTTAATGATGGCTCGTCAGTATGATACGAGCAAACACAATGAATGCTACCGGCCTATACCGGTTCATACGCCGAATAGTCGACGGGTACCTGTGGCGAAACCGTATATCAACATAAATACATCCGAGCCAGCTAACCCGCCTAGGTACGACTCGGAGTACGATTATAAAACGACTCACTACCCGTCGTACCCAGCCAACTATCCGTACGACGATAACAATAAGTACAAGTACGAGGGGCAGAATTACAACGCGTACGAGAAACCGACATACCCGTCGTACGAGGATCCCGGGTACGATACACGAAATTATATGgtgcagcagcaacagcagcaacaacagcagccgCATGCGGCGGGTGGCGCGCCGGCGAACCCGCCGCCGAGTTATCCATCGGACGCTGAATACCCAAGATACCCGAACTACGAAGGACGTGCAGCCGTCTACCCGGTCATGGAGAACCCCGATTACACGGAGAAAGCTAGATATAATTACGGTTACGACCGTAACTATTACGAAGGGGACGGTCGTTACGTGTCCGCTGACTGTCGGTACCCGTTGGACGTCCGATATCCAGATACCAGGCACGCTGACAATCGGATACCGACAGACGGTAGAGAGGCTGATTGTAGATATCCTGTGGACAATCGCGAAATCGATAGAAGATACGCGGTCGATGGTAGGGAACCGGATGCTAGATACGCGGTCGATAACAGAGATGTGGAAACGAGATACCCGCCGGACGGTAAGGAAGTGGAGGCCAGGTTCGCGGACACTACAAGATACCCGGCTAAAGAGAACTATTATGATCGTTATTACAAGCACCGTCCGTCGAGGGATCACCACGTCTCGGACACGTCAAGATACTGATGAGTCTTGTTACCTATCCGTAAATAAACAAGTCACGTCTCGATGGGAATAGACTCTACAAAGTTGCCGTATACGCTACAGTTTGTATATATTCGTGGTAACTCTGAAATGAGAAATTTGAATCTTGTTAGAAGATTAGCGATGAAATTAATAGAGTACGTTCTTAGACCAAAATGTTATCGGACGTTCAatgaattgtattatattgctTCCTTCGCCATGGACCATCTCTTGGTCGTCCATTTCTGAGTACTTCTTAATCAATTTTTACGTTAATTAATGTACATGTATGGATTGATTTCAGACTAAAGAGATAAAAAATGTGTATTCCCATTGACCTGTGACGTATCTCTGTCATAAAATATAGCATGTATGCATATAAAAAGAAAACCAAGTAATGTCTGATATTATAGATAGCCTCGAATAACTGTCTACATTTTATCAACTATTGTGCTTAATCAATTTAAGATAATGTAAAACATATAGCATGAGATTACATCGAATATAAAAAGAAAGGATATTGTACAGATTttgtgcatggatttaaagaggCCATAGTGCTTAAGTgttgtttcatatatatatatatatacatatacatacacatatatatacatgtaaatatatgtatatatatgcatCCACTGAGTTCAAGTGTAAATTGACTAGCCGAGAAAACCTTTCTCCGTGATCGAATAACTAGATCAATGCGTATTTAAGAATTTTCTATAAAACTTGACGTTAGTGCAGATTACAGTCCTTCTCTATTTCCCAGGATAGAACCATTTTTAAGCCATTGACTGAACAGTAAACATTCTAGCAATAGCTACGAATACAAATAGCATTTAGCCTGTTAACCGGGCCATTCTTGACgcaagaaacaaataaaaatcgtccATGTACGACTTCTAATTAAAATTGTTGCGCAGAGTCTTTCTATAATAGACTTCGAGAACAAAATTACACGATCTTCCAATGGTTAACAGGTTGAACAAGAAAGACTGGTCTCCTttgttttttaaagaaatcggtAGCCTTGCAAGATGATCGTACATACGACAACGATAATGTGCACTGTACGCAAGTTTTACtgaacgaaaaaaaagaaaaagaaaaaaaatgcaaaacaaAAAAACATCAATGTGAAACTCTGTTGTATATGATTGATTGATTGTGCGTTTGTGCGTAGGAGGGAATGATTCAGCAAGTACCCTGCAAGGTATTCGTGGGACGCTGTACAGAAGACCTAACCGCTGACGATCTGCGCGACTATTTCTCCAAATACGGCGAAGTGACGGACGTGTTCATCCCGAAACCATTCCGTGCATTTTCGTTTGTTACTTTCTTAGATCCGGAGGTAGCGCAGTCCCTGTGCGGCGAGGATCACATAATAAAGGGGGTGTCGGTGCATGTGTCGAACGCCGCTCCCAAGTCCGAGGGGAACAATAAGAATTTCAATAATCAAGTGAACTCGAACATGCGCCGAGGCGCGCCGGGCCCCGCCGAGAATAACGTGCAGGGCAACTACCAGGTGGCGAGATACGTGGGCCACTCAGGTAACAATATGGGCCCGAACGGATGGAACAATCCAGGGAACCGCGGGAACTTGGACATGCCGAACCTCCAGGCATTGGGCATCACCGGG
This genomic stretch from Megalopta genalis isolate 19385.01 chromosome 5, iyMegGena1_principal, whole genome shotgun sequence harbors:
- the TBPH gene encoding TAR DNA-binding protein-43 homolog isoform X1, producing MSSYIQVAEDEGDEPIELPTEDDSTLLLTTVTAQFPGTCGLKYRNPESRTMRGIRLVDGRLHPPESGWGKAVYFCVFPKENKRKSDDNLENSTAKTKRMETKLRCTDLIVLGLPWKTTEQNLRDYFETFGEVLMAQVKKDAKSGQSKGFGFIRFGSYESQLRCLAQRHMIDGRWCDVKVPNSKNIDGLMMARQYDTSKHNECYRPIPVHTPNSRRVPVAKPYININTSEPANPPRYDSEYDYKTTHYPSYPANYPYDDNNKYKYEGQNYNAYEKPTYPSYEDPGYDTRNYMVQQQQQQQQQPHAAGGAPANPPPSYPSDAEYPRYPNYEGRAAVYPVMENPDYTEKARYNYGYDRNYYEGDGRYVSADCRYPLDVRYPDTRHADNRIPTDGREADCRYPVDNREIDRRYAVDGREPDARYAVDNRDVETRYPPDGKEVEARFADTTRYPAKENYYDRYYKHRPSRDHHVSDTSRY
- the TBPH gene encoding TAR DNA-binding protein-43 homolog isoform X3, which translates into the protein MSSYIQVAEDEGDEPIELPTEDDSTLLLTTVTAQFPGTCGLKYRNPESRTMRGIRLVDGRLHPPESGWGKAVYFCVFPKAKTKRMETKLRCTDLIVLGLPWKTTEQNLRDYFETFGEVLMAQVKKDAKSGQSKGFGFIRFGSYESQLRCLAQRHMIDGRWCDVKVPNSKNIDGLMMARQYDTSKHNECYRPIPVHTPNSRRVPVAKPYININTSEPANPPRYDSEYDYKTTHYPSYPANYPYDDNNKYKYEGQNYNAYEKPTYPSYEDPGYDTRNYMVQQQQQQQQQPHAAGGAPANPPPSYPSDAEYPRYPNYEGRAAVYPVMENPDYTEKARYNYGYDRNYYEGDGRYVSADCRYPLDVRYPDTRHADNRIPTDGREADCRYPVDNREIDRRYAVDGREPDARYAVDNRDVETRYPPDGKEVEARFADTTRYPAKENYYDRYYKHRPSRDHHVSDTSRY